In a single window of the Renibacterium salmoninarum ATCC 33209 genome:
- a CDS encoding GNAT family N-acetyltransferase encodes MLVGARAAELVATFQLSFIPGMSRGGALRAQIESVRVAESLRGSGVGSLMIQWAIEEAKCRGCAIVQLSTDKSRVDAHRFYEKLGFVASHEGMKLVF; translated from the coding sequence TTGCTTGTTGGCGCCCGTGCTGCGGAACTGGTGGCCACTTTTCAGCTGAGTTTTATTCCGGGCATGTCTCGGGGTGGTGCACTCCGGGCGCAGATTGAATCGGTGCGCGTGGCCGAGTCATTGCGCGGTAGTGGTGTCGGCTCTTTGATGATTCAGTGGGCTATCGAAGAGGCCAAGTGTCGCGGTTGTGCGATAGTGCAACTGAGTACGGATAAATCGAGGGTAGACGCGCATCGCTTCTACGAGAAGCTTGGATTTGTCGCTAGCCACGAGGGTATGAAGCTTGTTTTCTAG
- a CDS encoding PadR family transcriptional regulator, which yields MKNKEFKHDDDSTRHSHHGDPLRMGADGFREDRRNRRDDRFGEDRGADRGGPHRGRGRGFGPGFGPSPFGGGRAQKGDVRNAILSRLSDSNYNGYGLMKAIALHSDGAWRPSPGSVYPALSGLQAEGLIVSIGEGRRTEFELSEEGRSYVAEHKDELAAVWAEVREETGAAHDLRLSIGKLMGAVQQITMDGTEEQLRTVTASLDEARRTIYKLLSD from the coding sequence ATGAAAAACAAGGAATTCAAACATGACGATGACTCAACACGGCATAGCCACCATGGCGATCCGCTTCGGATGGGTGCGGATGGCTTTCGAGAAGACCGCCGCAACCGGCGGGACGATCGCTTCGGCGAAGACCGCGGCGCTGACCGCGGCGGCCCCCACCGCGGTCGTGGACGTGGCTTTGGTCCAGGATTCGGTCCCAGCCCATTTGGCGGCGGACGCGCACAAAAAGGCGACGTCCGCAACGCGATCCTTTCCCGGTTGAGCGATTCGAACTACAACGGCTACGGCCTAATGAAAGCCATCGCCTTGCATTCAGATGGCGCCTGGCGGCCAAGCCCCGGCTCGGTATACCCTGCACTTTCGGGGCTACAAGCTGAAGGGCTCATCGTATCGATCGGCGAAGGCCGACGCACCGAATTTGAGCTCAGCGAAGAAGGCCGCAGCTACGTGGCTGAACACAAAGACGAACTGGCTGCAGTTTGGGCCGAAGTTCGTGAAGAAACTGGCGCAGCACACGACTTGCGTCTCAGCATTGGCAAGCTCATGGGAGCTGTTCAACAAATTACGATGGACGGTACCGAAGAGCAGCTGCGCACCGTAACTGCCTCGCTCGATGAGGCCCGCCGAACGATCTACAAACTACTTTCAGACTGA